In Ascochyta rabiei chromosome 19, complete sequence, the sequence GCATCTGTGTCGCTGGTTCAGCATCGTCAGTCTTGCAGGAACTAGCCTGGCTACGACGTGCTTCGCTGCACTTTGGCTCTGGATGTTCGTAGATGAGTGGATATACACACTTCGACGCAGGTTCAAGGAAAGGCGGGCTACTCGCGTGATGCCTAGTTGTTGATCGGTCCACTTCTTCACCGGTTGTCAGCCTGGAAATTAGGAAGGCATATTAGGCCATACCTGGCTCTTAAATACCGAACAATACTTTGTTCCTTTACGATTCTTTTGGCTGCTATCAAGAGGGACCTCTCAAGCGCATACGTGGAGGACTCACATTACGAAACCGAGTACGCCTCCCAAGACAGGCACAATTTTTACTCCGGTTTAAATGGCTCGGGGACTGTATTGTGCTTTTCTTGTTGCATCTAGAGGGTAACACACCTTTTTTTAACCACTAAAAGAGTGCATACTGCATGCAGCTAAGCCTTTGCCCctaaaatagctaattactttagtcttacctcttattagagTGCACTAATGTGCTATTAGGAAGGTAAGCTAAACTAACTAGGCGTATAAAAGCGTAAACTCTAAGACAAAGACATGCGTATCTTTTCCATAGTCAAGAATAAAGAGAGTGAATTGTCTATCTAGGTTATACAGCACTCCCTGGTAGCATTTAACGCTTAAAATACTGACCTCATCATAGGCGCGCGTAAACATTCTAGGTTTCCTCAATATTCCCTATAACGGAAGACTAACATACATCAACTCCGATACCAACAAGCAAACCACTGCGCCAGCCCCATTGCCTCATTTCTACGAAAACATCTGGAACAATCGAGGGGCTAGGCGATGTTTCGTGCATCCGCAGGAGGCTGAGATTCTGACTTGTACAACCTGGCTGTATCCATCCGGGGTGACTAGGACCTTGTCTGGAGTGCCGACGATGGCCACGTACAAAGACTTCGATACCGATCCGACATGGATCAGTACCTCTAGGTTGGCCAGGCGTTCTGAAGAGCCCGCAGCCGGGCCTGTCCCAAGCTCAAGCTACTCTTATTCCCAGCAGAGCGTTGTGGAGCCGTCACTTCCCACTTCTAGCCCTACGGTCAGCCCGACGCCAACTGTAGCTTCGTTAGCAGCATTTGTCAGTGTATCTATTCTGCGCACTGCCTTGTTCGCCATCTCTGTCATGTTCGGCATCTTTACTGTTTGAGGCTCGTTGACAGCAAACACGAAGTAGCAAAAACCAGAACTGTCCGCACAAGGGCAAAAAACATACAACAGCGGGTATTCGCTAGTGGTCACccacctaactactaatccGCCGGTACGTTGCTTAAATAGGGCTGAGCGAACGGGAAGCCTTGTTTTCAACGTCCTATGGTCGTATGTGGAAGGAATGAGCGACCATTAAATATATGATCCCAATTTTGCACAAGCAAAGACAGCTGAGCAACCGACTTCAGGCCATGTTCTTCAGGCAAATGTCTTCAGTACACGGAAAGGTTGCTCGCAAGGCTTCATTGAGGAACGAATCAGCTGTGCTGGGAGGAGAGCGTGAGAGTACTGCGCGCACGGCGAGGTGCAGGAGGGGTTGGAGTGGACGTTGTCCTGGGGGCCTTCCCATACGCTCTGTGGGTCTCGATGCTGAGTATTCGATTTATCTGCCTTGGTGAATAGGGTGTATGCTAGCAATTAACTCATCATCTGCCTTAGTGAATAGGGTGTATGCTAGTTTTCGATTTATCTACCTTAGTTTATAGGGTGCATGCTAGTAACTAATTCATTTGTCTGCATTAGTAAATAGGGTGTATgctagtaattaattaattcaTCTGCCTTGGTTCATGGGTTGCATGCTAGTAATTAATTCATCATCTACCTTAGTTTATAGGGTAGATGCTAGTAATTAATTCATCATCTACCTTGGTGAATAGGGTGCATGCTGGCAATCGATTCAACATCAGTCTCAGTCAATGGGGTGCATGCTGGAGAGACTGCGTGGGGTGCGTGGAGTCTGTAGGACTGCAGCTGCATAGCACACAACAGCGTGACCGTGATGTGACAGGTGCATGAGAAGGGGAATCACGTTGTCCTAGGCACACGTAGGCGACTGCTTCCTTTATATATACATCCAGCGCCCGGAGCGGTTGGCTGCTCGATAATGAAGATGATGATCGCCAGGGACACAGTTGTGGGCAGAATGTTGAGCAGGTTGGCGAGTGGAGATCAGAGGCTGTGCAGAGTGGATCTGAGAAAGATGGGCTTGCTCAGGAACGCGGGATAGCGGCTGTCTCATGTAGGTTTGTGTTTCAGAATGCCGCAGGGCGGTCTTGCATTCGTCACCGTGGCAAGGAGATGAGTTGGGCCTGTGGAGCGGTCCTGGACGTTTGAGAGGCTCGTGTGAGCATCACGTGACTTGTGTGTACGGCCACACGACCGCTTCTGAGGGTGCAAGCGAATGTTTTGGGGCGCTCAAAACGAGTTCATCTCCGTTCACGAGTGTGCACAATGCAAGTGTGCAGCGTTCTTTGAGCAGCTGTAAACGCTTAGCTGCGACGAGGCTACGTGGTTGGCAGTGGCTGCAGCCGGCTCCTCCGTCCGGAATGCGTGCAATTAGTGACGCATCGCTGACGGTGGTACACCAGAGTTGGGACCTAGGAGACGCTAACGGAGATGTTCATGTCAATGAGACATCGACTTCGCGCGCCAAGTGGCTGCATGCTTCTAGTACGCTGGATACCAATAGCATGGTGGCTACCACTTGGCGCTGCTGGGCCGTTTGCATCGCTGGTTTCGCAATCAAGGCCTGAGGCGCACGGATGGGGTACGAGAAAGGCTCAGACTTGAGGTGCTTCAGCAGGCATGACAGGACGGACAGGCATGACAGGAGGAGCAAGCATGACAGGACGGACATGCCACCACAGGCCGTGGTGACAAGGGGCGCAAGAGCTGCCGGGGCGCAACAGCTGCCGGGGCTGCACAGTAGGATGACGGccgacagcgacagcgacagcgacagcgacagcgacggCGAGGACAACGACTTGGGCTCTGGTGGTGTGGGCGAACATGGTCAAGTGCGGCGCGAGTGAGATTGGAATTGAACAGTGCAGAGAGAAGCCGGGGTTCGCAAATTGTTGGAACATGCACGCGTTGGGCGGGCGGAGGCCATCAGTCAGCACGCAACAGGGTCGAGCAGCATCGTGGTTGGCCGGCTGCTCAGGCGCGAGATTATGGAGGGAGCGCTGGATAGAGCGCGCGCTGGACGCTTCGTGTTGATTGTGGCGGAGCAGCGTGTCGCAGGTGCCACTCCCCTGCACTGTCCGCTTTCGGCGTCTGCACAGTGCAGAGGCTCAAAGAGACCATCCAAGAGGAGCCAGTTTTTAGCAGCAGCGCGCATTCCCGCGCCGAGGCCGCCTTCAGCAGGCGGCCGCTCGCAGTGAAGGCGCCGTCGCTGGGTTGGGTTGGCAGCGGTGCAGTGAGTGCAGTGCGGTTTTGGGGATCCTCTCTTAAGCTGGGCGCTGGGCCGGACCAGCCGCGCGTAGAGGGAATCCACTGTCCAGTGTCCATTGGCCCACCGTCGCACGCTGGCTGTCTCGCACCCCCCTATCCACCCACTCGCATAGGTAGACGTCTGTCCACGCCCCGCTGCACCCGCTGCACCCTCTGCTCTCTCCGTCTCGACTCTCGCTCTCCCTCCACCCATTCTTCCCACCAGCAGGCTTCCTGTGACGACAGCTTTAATTCCTTTTCCTGGGTTGCGTGGACGCGGAAGACCCGCTGATCGCTTCCTGTACGATCGTTACCCGTTCAACCCCTTTGCCTTTGCGCCTTCTTTAGCTTGCCCCTGCCACCTCCTGCCACCACCCCCGTGCCCGGTTTCCCAGTCGCGCCTGCCACTTCgacatcaccaccaccaccaccatcaccaccaccaccatcaccaccaccaccaccatcaccaccaccaccaccgcctcTGTCCCCACGCCGCCGCTCCTTCACCCGCAGGACCTCCAGCCTCGCATTTACTCGATATACCTACGCCTCCCTCGCGCCCCGGCCCCCGGCTCCAGCTTATCTCCACGCCCTCGTTTCCGGAAATTCGCCGCCGCTGGTTTGGCCGACACCTGACGCAGTGCTCCCCGAGAGTGCGACACGGACTGCCTCGACACCCTAATACACCCTCACCTCACCACACACGATGCGTCTATCGCTCTCCAAGTCGCTGCTTGCCCTGGCGGCGACCGCCCTGCCCTTGGTCGCCGCCGACGATGAGCGCCGCATCGAGTCCAGGTCGCTCAACCCCTGCATGTCCAACTCCAGCTTCTCCGCCACGCTCTTCCAGGTGACCTTCACGCCCGCCAACCGAAGTCTCGCCTTCAACATCGAAGGCATCTCCAACATCGCCGGCAAGGTCGAGGCTGATCTGCAGCTGCTCGTCTACGGCTATGTCGCCCTGGACGAAGTGCTCGATCCCTGCGGCAACGACGATCTGTCCGGCATGTGTCCCATGAACAGCGGCCCTCTCACCATAAAGTCCAACCTGGACATTAGCCAGGACATCATGGGCTCCATTCCCGGTATCGCGTACACCGTCCCCGACCTGGACGCCGTTGTCCGCATCAAGATCAGAGACCTGGACACAAAGGTTCAGCTTGCCTGCGTCGAGGCCGAGCTTTCCAACGGACACTCGGTCGAGCAGAAGGCGGTCGCCTGGACAACCGCTGTCATCGCCGGCCTCGGTCTTGTCGCCTCTGCCGTCACCTCCGGACTGGGACACTCCAACACGGCCGCTCACGTTGCCGCCAATGCCATGTCGCTGTTTGGTTACATGCAGGCCCAGGCCTTCATTGGCATGACCGCCGTGCCTCTGCCTCCCATCGTCGCTGCCTGGACCCAGAACTTCCAGTGGTCCATGGGTATCATCCGTGTCGACTTCCTCCAGAAGATGGCTACCTGGTACCAGCGCGCGACAGGAGGTACCCCTACCACCTACTTGTCTCAGCTGGCCTACATCTCTGTCGAGGTCCAGAAGCACAAGAAGGCGAAGCGTGCCATGGAGGGGATCAAGTTCGCTACACGCGCTGTCCAGCGTCTCATGAACCGCAGTAATTCCGCCGCCACCGAAGCCCAGGCTGGTGGCCAGCGTCTTGTCTTGCACGGCATTGAACGCGTTGGCTTCAAGGCTCGCATTGAGACGACCAACATCTTCTTCACTGGATACACCTTCTTCATGATCTTCGTTCTCTTCACCATCATTGGTGTCGTCGCCTTCAAGTTCATCTGCGAGGGCCTGACCAAGGCGGGCAGGATGAAGGGTGACAAATTCATCGACTTCCGCAACGGCTGGCGCACTGTGCTCAAGGGCATCTTGTTCCGTGTCGTGCTGATCGGCTTCCCTCAGATGATGATGTTGGGCCTGTGGGAGCTCACTCGGCGCGACTCGGCGGGAGAGGTCGTCCTGGCTATCCTCACCATGATCACCATGATTGGTGTTCTTGGTTGGGCCTCCTCCAAGGTCGTTCGCATCGCGCAGCGCTCCATCGCAATGCACAAGAACCCCGCCTACATTCTTTACTCGGATCCCGTCGCTCTCAACAAGTGGGGTTTCTTGTATGTCCAGTTCAAGGCTGCCGCGTACTGGTTCATCATCCCGTGGCTCACCTACCTCTTCATCAAGGCCATGTTCGTCGGTCTTTCTCAGTCCAGCGGGACCGTCCAGGCTATCGCACTGGTCATCATCGAGGCCGCCCTGCTCATCGGCGTCTCTGTCCTTCGCCCATGGATGGACAAGAAGACCAACGGTTTCAACATTGCCATTGCCGCTGTCAACTTCTTGAGCGCCATCTTTTTGCTGATGTTCACAGAGGTCTTCAACCAGCCAGGCATAGTGACCGGAGTCATGGGCGtcatcttcttcgtcttcaaCGCTGCCTTCTCTCTCATTCTACTCATCATGCTCCTCGTTTCTTCCGGATTTGCCCTTTTCTCCAAGAACCCCGACACACGCTACCAGCCTATGCGCGATGATCGCGGTTCGTTCATCAAGTCCCAAACCCAATTGACAACCGAGCTCGATGCCCTGGGTGCGACTGCACGTGGAGAGGGCAAGGGTACACATTCCCGAAGCCGCAtcgatgatgatgacgacTACTCTTCTGAGGAGCAGCGCCAACTCGCTGCCAAGGAAGGCGGCTTCAACGAGCACTACCAACCCGCACCTCCCCGCAGCCCTGCTAGCACCACTCATACACAACACGCACCGCCCTCGTTCTATGATCGCAGCAACGCCAGCCCAGCCCCCTCGTACGGGCAGGAGGGCAGCGTGCGAAGCGACGTGCAACAGCGAGCGGCCAACAACTCTAGCCCATGGCAACGAGGTGCTGGCTACGACCATTGACGCCAGGAGCACGAGGAGCAGGTGGGCAAGATCATCGACATGTATGGTCGCTCCTCTGTGCAAAACAAGCTCTGAAATATTGATTGGAAACATCGCGTGTGCATATATCCTG encodes:
- a CDS encoding Putative flavin carrier protein 3, which translates into the protein MRLSLSKSLLALAATALPLVAADDERRIESRSLNPCMSNSSFSATLFQVTFTPANRSLAFNIEGISNIAGKVEADLQLLVYGYVALDEVLDPCGNDDLSGMCPMNSGPLTIKSNLDISQDIMGSIPGIAYTVPDLDAVVRIKIRDLDTKVQLACVEAELSNGHSVEQKAVAWTTAVIAGLGLVASAVTSGLGHSNTAAHVAANAMSLFGYMQAQAFIGMTAVPLPPIVAAWTQNFQWSMGIIRVDFLQKMATWYQRATGGTPTTYLSQLAYISVEVQKHKKAKRAMEGIKFATRAVQRLMNRSNSAATEAQAGGQRLVLHGIERVGFKARIETTNIFFTGYTFFMIFVLFTIIGVVAFKFICEGLTKAGRMKGDKFIDFRNGWRTVLKGILFRVVLIGFPQMMMLGLWELTRRDSAGEVVLAILTMITMIGVLGWASSKVVRIAQRSIAMHKNPAYILYSDPVALNKWGFLYVQFKAAAYWFIIPWLTYLFIKAMFVGLSQSSGTVQAIALVIIEAALLIGVSVLRPWMDKKTNGFNIAIAAVNFLSAIFLLMFTEVFNQPGIVTGVMGVIFFVFNAAFSLILLIMLLVSSGFALFSKNPDTRYQPMRDDRGSFIKSQTQLTTELDALGATARGEGKGTHSRSRIDDDDDYSSEEQRQLAAKEGGFNEHYQPAPPRSPASTTHTQHAPPSFYDRSNASPAPSYGQEGSVRSDVQQRAANNSSPWQRGAGYDH